The Streptomyces sp. NBC_01353 genome contains a region encoding:
- a CDS encoding GNAT family N-acetyltransferase has product MEPQVADRPEKTRYEVLAGDDGTETAGFAEYFLSEDESEVEIAFIHTEIDSRFAGRGLGGLLARGALDDARTRGLHVLPYCPFIRGWIRKHPEYTDLVPETRRARFGL; this is encoded by the coding sequence ATGGAACCGCAGGTAGCGGACCGCCCCGAGAAGACCCGGTACGAGGTCCTCGCCGGTGACGACGGCACGGAGACCGCGGGCTTCGCCGAGTACTTCCTCTCGGAGGACGAGTCGGAGGTCGAGATCGCGTTCATCCACACCGAGATCGATTCCCGGTTCGCCGGCCGGGGCCTGGGCGGGCTGCTCGCCCGGGGAGCCCTCGACGACGCCCGGACACGCGGGCTGCACGTCCTGCCGTACTGCCCCTTCATCCGGGGGTGGATCCGCAAGCACCCCGAGTACACCGACCTGGTGCCCGAGACGCGCCGCGCCCGGTTCGGCCTCTGA
- a CDS encoding DNA starvation/stationary phase protection protein, whose protein sequence is MESTTTAPPHGGGQPLLHQKGAETQTFGTLKQLPIGLGHDTRMYACQRLNRVLADTQILYSLYKKHHWLMRGATFYSLHLMLDKHAEAQLAIVDALAERIQSLGGVAVGDPRHVAELTAIPRPPDGVEPVPVMLSRLLDAHERILIDARDAAARISADGDEGSTDLLVSDVIRTGEAQVWFLAEHLVDTPLVRG, encoded by the coding sequence ATGGAATCCACAACCACCGCACCCCCGCACGGCGGCGGCCAGCCGCTGCTGCACCAGAAGGGCGCCGAGACCCAGACGTTCGGCACGCTCAAGCAGCTGCCGATCGGCCTCGGCCACGACACCCGCATGTATGCCTGCCAGCGGCTGAACCGCGTACTCGCCGACACGCAGATCCTGTACTCCCTCTACAAGAAGCACCACTGGCTCATGCGTGGTGCGACCTTCTACTCGCTCCACCTCATGCTGGACAAGCACGCGGAGGCCCAACTGGCCATCGTGGACGCGCTGGCCGAGCGGATCCAGAGCCTCGGCGGCGTCGCGGTAGGAGACCCGCGCCACGTCGCGGAACTGACCGCGATTCCCCGGCCACCGGACGGCGTGGAGCCGGTCCCCGTCATGCTGTCGCGGCTCCTCGACGCACACGAGCGGATCCTGATCGACGCGCGGGACGCCGCCGCCCGGATCTCGGCAGATGGCGACGAGGGCAGCACCGACCTGCTCGTCTCCGACGTCATCCGCACCGGCGAGGCGCAGGTGTGGTTCCTGGCCGAACACCTCGTGGACACACCCTTGGTGCGCGGCTGA
- a CDS encoding DoxX family membrane protein, translating to MDTGILILRLLVGLLVAGHGVQKISSHLGGRGLEGGTEEFRADGFRGGALTALAAGGGQIGSGLLLAAGLLTPLAATGAIGVMTVALTVKWRNGLWVQNDGYEYPLVLIGTAAALAATGPGAWSLDAALGLTPYPLWWAALALVAGLGSGLLTRLVLHRAAPAAPQSAARRER from the coding sequence TTGGACACCGGCATTCTGATCCTGCGTCTGCTGGTGGGCCTGCTCGTCGCCGGCCACGGGGTGCAGAAGATCAGCTCGCACCTGGGCGGCAGGGGACTCGAGGGCGGCACGGAGGAGTTCCGCGCCGACGGTTTCCGCGGCGGAGCCCTCACCGCACTGGCGGCGGGCGGTGGCCAGATCGGATCGGGTCTGTTGCTCGCCGCCGGCCTCCTGACCCCGCTCGCCGCCACCGGGGCCATCGGGGTCATGACCGTCGCCCTCACCGTGAAATGGCGCAACGGCCTCTGGGTGCAGAACGACGGCTACGAGTACCCGCTCGTCCTCATCGGCACCGCCGCCGCACTCGCCGCCACCGGACCCGGCGCCTGGTCCCTCGACGCGGCCCTCGGCCTCACGCCGTACCCGCTGTGGTGGGCGGCCCTCGCGCTCGTGGCCGGTCTCGGCAGTGGGCTCCTCACCCGGCTCGTACTGCACCGGGCAGCCCCGGCGGCGCCGCAGAGCGCCGCCCGCCGCGAGCGCTGA
- a CDS encoding hydrolase — translation MFDITKVQAAPSADLLTPDNAVMLFVDHQPQMFFGTGSGDRAAIINSTVGLAKAAQAFDVPAVLTTVAAESFSGPLLPQLAEVFPKNEVIDRTTMNAWEDEALVAAVKATGRKKIILSGLWTEVCLVLPALSALEQGYEVYVVSDASGGVSPAAHEHALQRMIAAGAVPVTWVQVLLELQRDWARQESYGAVMEIVKAHAGAYGLGVVYAQSVIGAHAAG, via the coding sequence ATGTTCGACATCACCAAGGTGCAGGCCGCCCCGAGCGCGGACCTCCTTACGCCCGACAACGCCGTCATGCTCTTCGTGGACCACCAGCCGCAGATGTTCTTCGGCACCGGGAGCGGCGACCGCGCCGCGATCATCAACAGCACCGTGGGTCTTGCCAAGGCGGCTCAGGCATTTGACGTGCCCGCCGTCCTGACCACGGTCGCCGCCGAGTCGTTCTCCGGGCCCCTGCTGCCGCAGCTCGCCGAGGTGTTCCCCAAGAACGAGGTCATCGACCGCACGACGATGAACGCCTGGGAGGACGAGGCGCTCGTGGCGGCGGTCAAGGCGACCGGGCGCAAGAAGATCATCCTCTCCGGCCTGTGGACCGAGGTCTGCCTGGTGCTGCCCGCTCTCTCCGCGCTGGAGCAGGGATACGAGGTGTACGTGGTCTCCGACGCCTCCGGCGGCGTCAGCCCGGCCGCCCACGAGCACGCGCTCCAGCGGATGATCGCCGCCGGCGCGGTGCCGGTGACCTGGGTCCAGGTGCTCCTGGAGCTGCAGCGCGACTGGGCGCGCCAGGAGTCGTACGGCGCGGTCATGGAGATCGTCAAGGCCCACGCGGGCGCCTACGGCCTGGGCGTCGTGTACGCGCAGAGCGTCATCGGCGCGCACGCGGCCGGCTGA
- a CDS encoding alpha/beta hydrolase, which produces MAITPILEPTAQAFADATAQPPFLYQIPVADGRKAVDGVQSGEGVPLPAVDEEWVTVHGGPTGDVRARIVRPRGATGPLPVILYIHGAGWVFGNAHTHDRLVRELAVGARAAVVFPEYDLSPEARYPVAIEQNYSVAQWIAREGHHKDLDGTRIAVAGDSVGGNMTAALTLMAKQRGDVRLTHQVLFYPVTDASFDTDSYHAFAEGYFLRRDAMKWFWDQYTTEEAERAQITASPLRATTEQLTGLPPALVITAEADVLRDEGEAYAAKLRAAGVPVTALRVQGVIHDFVMLNALRETQGAELAIGLAVDTLRKALA; this is translated from the coding sequence ATGGCGATCACGCCGATCCTCGAACCCACCGCCCAAGCCTTCGCCGACGCCACCGCCCAGCCGCCGTTCCTCTACCAGATCCCCGTGGCGGACGGCCGCAAGGCCGTGGACGGTGTCCAGAGCGGTGAAGGTGTCCCCCTGCCCGCCGTAGACGAGGAATGGGTCACCGTCCACGGCGGTCCCACCGGCGACGTCCGCGCCCGCATCGTCCGCCCGCGCGGCGCCACCGGCCCGCTCCCCGTCATCCTCTACATCCACGGCGCCGGCTGGGTCTTCGGCAACGCCCACACCCACGACCGGCTCGTCCGCGAACTCGCCGTCGGCGCCCGTGCGGCCGTTGTCTTCCCCGAGTACGACCTCTCGCCCGAGGCCCGCTACCCCGTCGCCATCGAGCAGAACTACAGCGTCGCCCAGTGGATCGCCCGCGAGGGACACCACAAGGACCTCGACGGCACCCGGATCGCCGTCGCGGGCGATTCGGTCGGCGGCAACATGACCGCCGCCCTCACCCTCATGGCCAAGCAGCGCGGCGACGTCCGCCTCACCCACCAGGTCCTCTTCTACCCGGTCACCGACGCGAGCTTCGACACCGACTCGTACCACGCCTTCGCCGAGGGCTACTTCCTGCGCCGCGACGCCATGAAGTGGTTCTGGGACCAGTACACGACCGAAGAGGCCGAGCGCGCGCAGATCACCGCCTCGCCGCTGCGTGCCACCACCGAGCAGCTCACGGGCTTGCCGCCGGCCCTGGTCATCACCGCGGAGGCCGACGTCCTGCGCGACGAGGGCGAGGCGTACGCGGCGAAGCTCCGTGCCGCCGGAGTCCCCGTCACCGCCCTTCGCGTGCAAGGGGTCATTCACGACTTCGTCATGCTGAACGCGCTGCGCGAGACGCAGGGCGCGGAACTCGCCATCGGTCTCGCCGTCGACACCCTGCGCAAGGCCCTCGCATGA
- a CDS encoding GPR1/FUN34/YaaH family transporter translates to MTRINLRPIASPMPLGFFTVAIASVMTGCMQLGLFEDSARGAVALCVLPAFALQFLVSILAFGARDVIAATLMAVFAGSWLAYALVMFSGAADGLRVLGVFNLALLCFGALMTAVTRPKRALWLVLTVSLPRWAATGLSGLTGAEWLTRTSGVLGLLVALVAMYAAFALMLEDMRSEEVLPIGRSGPAHAAVEGDLAVQLRNLERQAGVRRTL, encoded by the coding sequence ATGACCCGGATCAACTTGCGCCCCATCGCCTCACCCATGCCACTGGGCTTCTTCACGGTGGCGATCGCCTCCGTGATGACGGGATGCATGCAGCTCGGGCTCTTCGAGGACTCGGCTCGCGGCGCCGTCGCCCTGTGCGTACTGCCCGCCTTCGCCCTGCAGTTCCTCGTGAGCATCCTTGCCTTCGGCGCCCGTGACGTGATCGCGGCGACGCTCATGGCGGTCTTCGCCGGCAGCTGGCTGGCCTACGCACTCGTCATGTTCAGCGGTGCGGCCGACGGCCTGCGCGTGCTTGGCGTCTTCAACCTGGCGCTCCTCTGCTTCGGGGCGCTGATGACCGCCGTGACCCGGCCCAAGCGCGCGCTCTGGCTCGTCCTGACGGTCTCCCTGCCCCGCTGGGCCGCCACCGGTCTGTCGGGCCTCACAGGCGCCGAATGGCTCACGCGCACGTCTGGGGTCCTCGGACTCCTGGTGGCGCTCGTCGCAATGTACGCCGCGTTCGCCCTGATGTTGGAGGACATGCGCAGCGAGGAGGTCCTGCCCATCGGCCGCAGCGGCCCCGCCCACGCCGCCGTGGAGGGCGACCTCGCGGTCCAACTCCGAAACCTGGAACGCCAGGCAGGCGTGCGCCGCACGCTCTGA
- a CDS encoding alpha/beta hydrolase, with protein sequence MLPTKRTLTLALALPATLASLIGAAPTSSSPAADTDRHAPKPTIVLVHGAFADASSWSGTIKRLRRAGYPVVATANPLRGLADDTAYLRGVLAGVDGPVVLVGHSYGGAVISGAAVGDSRVKALVYIAAFTPDKGESAAQLAAKFPGSTLGETVNPQPYPLPGGGIGTELVIDQAKYHRQFAADVPTADAAVMAATQRPVATAALEEKAGGAAWKTIPSWALIATADKNIPPAAERWMARRAGSHTTEVDASHAVAVSRPGVVTDVILDAARATR encoded by the coding sequence ATGCTTCCCACGAAGCGCACCCTCACGCTCGCCCTCGCCCTGCCCGCGACGCTGGCCTCCCTGATCGGTGCCGCACCCACGAGCAGCTCGCCCGCCGCCGACACCGACCGGCACGCGCCCAAGCCCACCATCGTCCTTGTCCACGGGGCGTTCGCCGACGCCTCCAGCTGGAGCGGCACGATCAAGCGACTGCGTCGCGCGGGCTATCCGGTCGTCGCCACCGCCAACCCGCTGCGCGGTCTCGCCGACGACACCGCCTACCTTCGCGGCGTGCTCGCCGGCGTCGACGGCCCCGTCGTCCTGGTCGGCCACTCCTACGGCGGCGCCGTCATCAGCGGAGCCGCAGTGGGCGACAGCCGCGTGAAGGCCCTCGTCTACATCGCCGCGTTCACCCCCGACAAGGGCGAGAGCGCGGCCCAGCTGGCCGCCAAGTTCCCCGGCTCCACCCTCGGCGAGACGGTGAACCCGCAGCCGTACCCGCTGCCCGGCGGCGGCATCGGTACCGAACTCGTCATCGACCAGGCCAAGTACCACCGTCAGTTCGCCGCTGACGTCCCCACCGCCGACGCGGCGGTCATGGCCGCCACCCAGCGCCCGGTCGCCACCGCCGCGCTGGAGGAGAAGGCCGGGGGAGCGGCGTGGAAGACGATCCCGTCATGGGCGCTGATCGCCACCGCCGACAAGAACATCCCGCCGGCGGCCGAGCGGTGGATGGCGAGGCGCGCCGGCTCCCACACCACCGAGGTGGACGCCTCGCACGCCGTGGCCGTCTCCCGCCCGGGCGTGGTCACCGACGTGATCCTCGACGCCGCGCGCGCCACCCGCTGA
- a CDS encoding NAD(P)/FAD-dependent oxidoreductase, with translation MEDTYDVVVVGGGPSGEVAADRVVRSGLTAVVVEAEAVGGECSYRACVPSKALLRPGAAREAARSVDGARQAVTGALDPAHVLARRDRFTGRGDDTGQADWLNSAGIPLVRGHGRLAGERRVEVTGADGTVRTLRARLAVVLSPGTEPALPPVDGLDRIGVWTNRQATTADAVPERLVVIGGGVVACEMATAWRSLGSSVTLLVRDQALLTGWEPCAGEEVTRGLTGLGITIRFGVSATRVARDETTHTVTVETDDGATLVADEVLAAVGRRPRTADLGLETVGLPAGGWLPVDDTGRVTDLAGDWLYAVGDVNHRAPLTHMAKYQARACAAAIAERAVGRPAGTGGWRAWNAEADHVAVPQAVFTHPEIASVGLTERAARKAGIAVRAVEYRIDDVAGAALYADDFRGHAKLVVDETRGVVVGCTLTGPMATELIHTATVAIVGEVPLERLWHAVPAFPTVSEVWLRLLEAYGL, from the coding sequence ATGGAGGACACGTACGACGTCGTCGTGGTCGGCGGCGGGCCGAGCGGCGAGGTCGCCGCCGACCGGGTCGTCCGGTCGGGGCTGACCGCCGTCGTCGTCGAGGCCGAGGCGGTCGGCGGCGAGTGTTCCTACCGGGCATGCGTGCCCAGCAAGGCCCTGCTGCGTCCCGGTGCGGCCAGGGAGGCCGCACGGTCGGTCGACGGGGCACGGCAGGCGGTGACCGGGGCGCTCGACCCGGCGCACGTCCTGGCCCGCCGCGACCGGTTCACCGGCCGTGGCGACGACACCGGCCAGGCCGACTGGCTGAACAGCGCCGGCATCCCCCTCGTACGGGGGCACGGCCGGCTCGCCGGAGAGCGCCGCGTGGAGGTGACCGGGGCTGATGGCACGGTCCGCACCCTGCGGGCCCGGCTCGCGGTCGTCCTCAGCCCCGGCACGGAACCCGCGCTGCCGCCGGTCGACGGGCTCGACCGGATCGGTGTGTGGACCAACCGGCAGGCCACCACGGCCGATGCGGTGCCCGAACGGCTCGTCGTCATCGGCGGGGGAGTGGTGGCCTGCGAGATGGCCACCGCGTGGCGCTCGCTCGGCTCCTCCGTCACCCTGCTCGTCCGCGACCAGGCCCTGCTGACCGGCTGGGAGCCGTGTGCCGGCGAGGAGGTCACGCGCGGTCTGACCGGTCTGGGCATCACGATCCGCTTCGGGGTTTCGGCGACCCGGGTCGCCCGTGACGAGACCACCCACACCGTGACCGTGGAGACCGACGACGGCGCCACCCTCGTGGCCGACGAGGTGCTTGCCGCGGTCGGCCGTCGCCCGCGTACCGCGGACCTCGGCCTGGAGACCGTAGGCCTGCCGGCCGGTGGCTGGCTCCCGGTCGACGACACCGGCCGCGTCACCGACCTCGCCGGGGACTGGCTCTACGCCGTCGGCGACGTGAACCACCGGGCGCCGCTGACCCACATGGCCAAGTATCAGGCCCGTGCCTGTGCCGCGGCGATCGCCGAGCGGGCCGTGGGCCGTCCGGCCGGCACCGGCGGTTGGCGGGCCTGGAACGCGGAGGCCGACCACGTCGCCGTCCCGCAGGCCGTGTTCACCCATCCCGAGATCGCGAGCGTCGGTCTCACCGAACGCGCCGCACGCAAAGCGGGTATCGCGGTACGCGCGGTGGAGTACCGCATCGACGACGTCGCGGGAGCCGCGCTGTACGCGGACGACTTCCGCGGTCACGCCAAGCTCGTCGTCGACGAGACGCGGGGAGTCGTCGTCGGCTGCACGCTCACCGGCCCGATGGCGACTGAGCTGATCCACACGGCCACGGTCGCCATCGTGGGAGAAGTCCCGCTCGAACGTCTGTGGCACGCCGTCCCCGCATTCCCGACGGTCAGCGAGGTCTGGTTGCGGCTGCTTGAGGCGTACGGCCTCTGA
- a CDS encoding alpha/beta hydrolase: MSRHARPTVVLVHGAFADASSYARVIPELTAAGLKVVAPAVPNRSLVDDAAYIASVVRAVDGPVILVGHSYGGAVITLAGTEDNVRALVYLAGYALEEGESLGELQGRFPDSCLADALVYTPFPVAGSDETGTDVSVEVEKFPEIFAADVDPELAAVLAVSQRPLAARAFAEAAPVAAWKSKPSWGLVATSDRTINPDVERYGYKRAGMTIVEVESSHLVMLARPKAVAELIQDAVRSTAH; the protein is encoded by the coding sequence ATGTCCCGACACGCCCGCCCCACCGTCGTCCTGGTCCACGGCGCCTTCGCCGACGCCTCCAGCTACGCCCGCGTCATCCCCGAACTGACCGCCGCCGGCCTGAAGGTGGTGGCCCCGGCGGTGCCCAACCGCAGCCTCGTCGACGACGCCGCGTACATCGCCTCGGTCGTACGTGCCGTGGACGGCCCGGTGATCCTCGTGGGGCACTCCTACGGCGGCGCCGTCATCACCCTCGCCGGTACGGAGGACAACGTTCGCGCCCTGGTCTACCTGGCCGGATACGCTTTGGAGGAGGGTGAGAGCCTCGGCGAGCTGCAGGGGCGCTTCCCCGACTCCTGCCTCGCGGACGCTCTCGTCTACACGCCGTTCCCCGTGGCGGGGTCCGACGAGACCGGCACCGACGTCTCGGTGGAGGTCGAGAAGTTCCCCGAGATCTTCGCCGCCGACGTCGACCCCGAACTCGCTGCGGTGCTCGCTGTCTCCCAGCGCCCCCTGGCCGCACGGGCCTTCGCTGAGGCGGCGCCGGTCGCGGCGTGGAAGAGCAAGCCCTCGTGGGGCCTGGTCGCCACCTCCGACCGGACCATCAACCCCGATGTGGAGCGCTACGGCTACAAGCGTGCCGGCATGACCATCGTCGAGGTCGAATCCTCGCACCTGGTCATGCTCGCCCGGCCCAAGGCAGTGGCCGAACTGATCCAGGACGCGGTCCGGTCCACCGCCCACTGA
- a CDS encoding amidohydrolase, translated as MPVAGLVPALRQEHAQVDLLVRNAKVFTGDPGRPEARAVAIRDGRVAALGDDHDLAHLVGPGTKVVDALGRRVIPGLNDSHLHVIRGGLNYVLELRWDGVRSLRHALAMLREQAGRTPKGQWIRVVGGWTAEQFAERRMPTVAELNAAAPDTPVFVLHLYQSALMNRAAVRAAGFTRDTPDPRGGHIVRGRDGEPNGVLLAAPSALILYSTLAKAPTLEEADKRTSTRHFLRELNRFGLTSAVDAAGGFQNFPDNYATVVDLARSGELSLRIAYHLFPQTAGQELADLKRWTEMVKPGDGDEWLRLNGAGENLTWAAADFENFSEPRPELAEGYEAEFEKAVRLLLENGWGFRLHATYDETIRRDLAVFEKLAAEGLFPGGNRWLFDHAETVSADSLDRIAALGGALSVQNRMSFQGTAFRDRYGAEAAAHAPPVRAMLDRGLTVAAGTDATRVSSYNPWVALHWLVTGRTVGGTALHPAGNRIGRETALDLYTRGGARLTGEQDVKGSLREGWYGDLAILSDDFLTVPEDVIPDIESVLTVVGGRIVYATAEYEGLDEAVPPVSPEWSPVAHFGGYQSGARQASLVAEAVAESEQHRRWRVARGSPPETPPPFLDPCFEH; from the coding sequence ATGCCCGTCGCGGGCCTCGTGCCCGCCCTGCGCCAGGAACACGCGCAGGTCGACCTCCTCGTCCGCAACGCGAAGGTGTTCACCGGCGACCCCGGTCGTCCCGAGGCCCGCGCCGTCGCGATCCGCGACGGCCGGGTCGCGGCCCTCGGTGACGACCACGACCTCGCCCACCTCGTGGGACCTGGGACCAAGGTCGTCGACGCCCTCGGCCGCCGGGTGATCCCCGGCCTGAACGACTCGCACCTGCACGTCATCAGGGGCGGCCTGAACTACGTCCTGGAGCTGCGCTGGGACGGGGTGCGCAGCCTCCGCCACGCCCTTGCCATGCTGCGGGAGCAGGCCGGCCGTACGCCCAAGGGGCAGTGGATCCGGGTCGTCGGCGGCTGGACCGCCGAACAGTTCGCCGAACGCAGGATGCCGACCGTCGCCGAGCTGAACGCCGCCGCCCCCGACACCCCGGTGTTCGTCCTGCACCTTTACCAGTCCGCCCTGATGAACCGGGCCGCGGTGCGGGCCGCCGGATTCACCCGCGACACACCCGACCCGCGCGGCGGCCACATCGTACGGGGAAGGGACGGCGAACCCAACGGCGTCCTCCTCGCGGCGCCCAGCGCCCTCATCCTCTACTCGACCCTGGCCAAGGCGCCGACCCTGGAGGAAGCCGACAAGCGCACGTCGACCCGTCACTTCCTGCGTGAGCTGAACCGCTTCGGGCTGACCTCCGCGGTCGACGCCGCCGGCGGGTTCCAGAACTTCCCCGACAACTACGCCACGGTCGTCGACCTCGCCAGGTCGGGGGAGCTGTCCCTGCGGATCGCCTACCACCTGTTCCCGCAGACGGCCGGTCAGGAGCTCGCCGACCTGAAGCGCTGGACCGAGATGGTCAAGCCCGGGGACGGGGACGAGTGGCTCCGGCTCAACGGCGCGGGCGAGAACCTCACCTGGGCGGCCGCCGACTTCGAGAACTTCTCCGAACCCCGTCCCGAGCTCGCCGAGGGGTACGAGGCCGAGTTCGAGAAGGCGGTCCGGCTCCTCCTCGAGAACGGCTGGGGCTTCCGCCTCCACGCCACCTACGACGAGACGATCCGCCGCGACCTGGCCGTCTTCGAGAAGCTCGCGGCGGAAGGGCTCTTCCCCGGCGGCAACCGCTGGCTCTTCGACCACGCCGAGACCGTCTCGGCCGACAGCCTGGACCGGATCGCTGCCCTCGGCGGCGCCCTGTCCGTCCAGAACCGCATGTCCTTCCAGGGCACCGCCTTCCGCGACCGCTACGGCGCCGAGGCCGCCGCCCACGCCCCGCCGGTCCGGGCCATGCTCGACCGGGGCCTGACCGTCGCCGCAGGAACCGACGCCACCCGCGTCTCCTCGTACAACCCGTGGGTCGCCCTCCACTGGCTGGTGACCGGGCGCACCGTCGGCGGCACCGCGCTCCACCCGGCCGGGAACCGGATCGGCAGGGAGACCGCCCTCGATCTCTACACACGCGGCGGAGCCCGGCTCACCGGCGAGCAGGACGTCAAGGGAAGCCTGCGGGAAGGCTGGTACGGCGATCTCGCGATCCTCTCCGACGACTTCCTGACTGTGCCCGAGGACGTCATCCCCGACATCGAGTCCGTCCTCACCGTCGTCGGCGGCCGCATCGTCTACGCGACAGCGGAGTACGAGGGGCTCGACGAGGCCGTCCCGCCGGTCAGCCCGGAGTGGAGCCCGGTGGCCCACTTCGGCGGCTACCAGAGCGGTGCCCGCCAGGCGTCGCTCGTGGCCGAGGCCGTCGCCGAGTCCGAGCAGCACCGCCGCTGGCGCGTCGCCCGAGGCTCCCCTCCCGAGACGCCTCCGCCGTTCCTCGACCCCTGCTTCGAGCACTGA